One Candidatus Anoxymicrobium japonicum genomic window carries:
- a CDS encoding ABC transporter — MVEIENLSYWYPRRDVPALSDVSLRVSPGEFILLVGASGSGKSTLCRAVNGLVPHFYGGRIAGKVKVAGTDTATTDVRDLARVVGMVFQDPESQLISENPVAEVAFGLENIGLEPQQIRKRVEEVLASLRLSPLRDRRVSELSGGEKQKVALASVLAMHPRIIVLDEPTSQLDPISAEEFLSTLKSLNDELGLIVILAEHRVERCFHFADRVVALDGGTVVFAGESAEMASWSKGKQWTLLPPITRLFLDGEENKAPLTVKEGRMRIAKLAAGKEKVPSPIRSVDPEAGGTRPQRKEKSAGAPPPQIETKNLWHVYGDGTEALRGVNLAIDPGEFVAVIGENGSGKTTLVRHFNGLLRPGRGKVLIEGQNIAGVEVALLARTCGMLAQNPNSQLIANDTTSELELSLEAMRAPRESWSKMIDEALEFAEIEPLRHSNPADLSCGERERVALASVLVCKPKILVLDEPTRGVDMRTKERLSGYLRRYNSEGNTVILVTHDMEFAAECCARVLLMGAGRILADGDKHSVLSGSLFFTTQYSKCFRDAAFEVVTREEASRALEAIS; from the coding sequence TTGGTTGAAATTGAGAATCTGAGCTACTGGTATCCAAGGCGCGACGTTCCCGCGCTATCTGATGTTTCTCTGCGGGTGTCGCCCGGTGAGTTCATCTTGCTGGTGGGCGCGTCCGGGTCGGGAAAATCAACGCTGTGCCGCGCTGTGAACGGCCTGGTTCCCCACTTCTACGGCGGCAGGATAGCGGGCAAGGTTAAGGTCGCGGGAACCGACACCGCCACTACTGACGTGCGCGATCTCGCGAGAGTCGTGGGCATGGTGTTCCAGGATCCCGAGAGCCAGTTGATATCGGAAAACCCCGTCGCGGAAGTCGCGTTCGGCCTCGAGAACATCGGTCTCGAGCCACAACAGATACGCAAGCGTGTCGAGGAAGTGCTCGCGAGCCTGCGGCTCAGTCCCTTGCGCGACAGGAGGGTGAGCGAGCTCTCCGGCGGAGAGAAACAGAAAGTGGCGCTGGCCTCCGTGCTGGCAATGCATCCCCGGATCATCGTCTTGGACGAACCGACCAGCCAGTTGGACCCGATAAGCGCCGAGGAGTTCCTGTCCACGCTGAAGTCCCTCAACGACGAGCTTGGCTTGATCGTGATACTGGCCGAACATCGCGTCGAGCGCTGCTTCCACTTCGCCGACCGGGTAGTGGCACTTGACGGGGGCACTGTCGTGTTCGCCGGCGAGTCCGCCGAGATGGCTTCCTGGTCGAAAGGAAAACAGTGGACGCTTCTGCCTCCGATCACCAGGCTATTTCTCGATGGCGAAGAGAACAAAGCGCCCCTCACGGTGAAGGAGGGCAGAATGAGGATCGCGAAGCTGGCCGCGGGCAAAGAAAAAGTCCCCTCGCCGATCCGGAGCGTTGATCCAGAAGCAGGCGGCACGCGCCCTCAAAGAAAGGAAAAGAGCGCGGGTGCCCCTCCGCCACAGATAGAGACAAAAAACCTCTGGCACGTTTACGGCGACGGAACCGAAGCTCTTCGTGGCGTCAACCTCGCGATTGATCCTGGCGAGTTTGTGGCTGTCATCGGGGAGAACGGATCCGGGAAAACCACGCTCGTCAGGCACTTCAACGGGTTGCTCCGCCCCGGCAGGGGGAAGGTGCTCATCGAGGGGCAAAACATCGCGGGCGTGGAAGTGGCGCTGCTCGCCCGGACGTGCGGCATGCTCGCTCAGAACCCGAACAGCCAGTTGATCGCCAACGACACAACCTCTGAGCTGGAACTCTCGCTCGAGGCCATGCGCGCGCCGCGCGAATCGTGGAGCAAGATGATAGACGAGGCGCTGGAGTTCGCCGAAATCGAGCCGTTGCGCCACAGCAACCCCGCTGACCTTTCCTGCGGAGAGAGGGAACGGGTGGCGCTCGCCTCCGTGCTCGTCTGCAAGCCGAAAATCCTCGTGCTCGACGAGCCCACGCGGGGTGTGGACATGAGGACCAAGGAGCGGCTGTCGGGGTACCTCCGGCGGTACAACTCCGAAGGAAATACGGTCATACTCGTAACGCACGACATGGAGTTCGCGGCCGAATGCTGCGCGCGCGTGCTCCTCATGGGCGCGGGCCGGATACTCGCTGACGGCGACAAGCACAGTGTCCTCTCCGGATCCCTGTTCTTCACGACCCAGTACAGCAAATGCTTCAGGGATGCAGCCTTTGAAGTAGTAACACGCGAGGAAGCGTCTCGCGCTCTGGAGGCGATCTCTTGA
- a CDS encoding ECF transporter S component, with product MRKSNFALLALLAVIGAWIAGELSNVHALANLTLMASLTVTLILLYYYLRFEEKKSDAKNIAIIGTLAALSVTGRCLFAAVPNVKPSTFIIIITGYVFGPLPGFMVGATTALVSNFFFGQGPWTIWQMLAWGLAGLVSGLLGPGRRLEGRWTLALYCAMWGLLFGWIMNLYFVLGFVRPINFNSFFATYAASLWFDALHAAGNFFFAFLLGASLVTMLRRYQARFFFETVADPRGPVARVDDAEISA from the coding sequence TTGAGAAAATCGAACTTCGCGCTTCTTGCGCTGCTGGCCGTGATCGGAGCATGGATCGCTGGAGAACTCTCAAACGTCCACGCGCTCGCGAACCTGACGCTCATGGCCTCCCTCACGGTGACGCTCATTCTGCTCTACTACTATCTTCGCTTCGAGGAAAAAAAGAGCGACGCGAAGAACATCGCGATCATCGGCACACTGGCGGCGCTCTCGGTCACCGGCAGGTGCCTGTTCGCGGCCGTGCCGAACGTGAAGCCCTCGACCTTCATCATCATAATCACGGGATACGTATTTGGCCCGCTACCCGGATTCATGGTTGGGGCGACGACCGCGCTCGTCTCCAATTTCTTCTTCGGCCAGGGCCCCTGGACCATCTGGCAAATGCTGGCGTGGGGCCTCGCAGGGCTCGTCTCGGGATTGCTTGGCCCGGGGCGGCGGCTCGAAGGCCGCTGGACGCTCGCTCTGTACTGCGCCATGTGGGGCCTGTTGTTCGGGTGGATAATGAACCTCTACTTCGTTTTGGGATTCGTGCGCCCGATCAACTTCAACTCTTTCTTTGCGACGTATGCCGCTTCATTGTGGTTTGACGCGCTCCACGCGGCGGGCAATTTCTTCTTCGCGTTCCTGCTTGGAGCGTCCCTTGTAACAATGCTGAGGCGCTACCAGGCTCGTTTCTTCTTCGAAACGGTCGCGGATCCGCGAGGGCCGGTTGCGCGCGTGGATGACGCGGAGATAAGCGCATGA